In the genome of Oenanthe melanoleuca isolate GR-GAL-2019-014 chromosome 21, OMel1.0, whole genome shotgun sequence, one region contains:
- the SDF4 gene encoding 45 kDa calcium-binding protein — translation MLSSQALLCSLGSVLFILLLPGVRARPANNSVLKEKEEQELVPPDHLNGVKLERDGHLNRDFHQEVFLGRDREQFERRQQPSGTRDKLSGIFSKVDINNDKKISAKEMQRWIMEKTDEHFQEAVEENKMHFRAVDPDGDGHVSWDEYKIKFLASKGFNEKEIAEKIKNNEELKIDEETQEVLDNLKDRWYQADNPPPDLLLSEQEFLSFLHPEHSRGMLHFMVQEIIRDLDQDGDKKLTLSEFISLPVGTVENQQAQDIDDDWVRDRRKEFQEVIDANHDGIVTMEELEEYMDPMNEHNALNEARQMIAVADENQNHHLELEEILKYSEYFTGSKLMDYARNVHEEF, via the exons atgcTGTCGAGCCAGgctctcctctgcagcctgggctccgTGCTGTTCATCCTCCTGCTGCCGGGTGTTCGAGCCAGACCCGCCAACAATTCCgtgctgaaggagaaggaggagcaggagctggtgccCCCCGACCACCTGAACGGGGTGAAGCTGGAGCGGGACGGGCACCTGAACCGGGATTTCCACCAGGAGGTGttcctgggcagggacagggagcagttCGAGCGGCGCCAGCAGCCCAGCGGCACCCGGGACAAGCTCAGCGGCATCTTCAGCAA gGTGGAtataaataatgataaaaaaatcagtgccaAGGAAATGCAACGTTGGATCATGGAAAAAACAGATGAGCATTTCCAGGAGGCCGTGGAGGagaataaaatgcatttcagagcTGTGGATCCTGATGGGGATG GTCACGTGTCTTGGGatgaatataaaattaaattcttggCAAGCAAAGGCTTCAACGAAAAGGAAATTGCAGAGAAAATCAAAAACAACGAGGAATTGAAAATAGATGAAGAAA CGCAGGAAGTGCTGGACAACCTGAAGGATCGCTGGTACCAGGCGGACAATCCGCCCCCGGACCTGCTGCTGAGCGAGCAGGAGTTCCTGTCCTTCCTGCACCCCGAGCACAGCCGCGGCATGCTGCACTTCATGGTGCAGGAGATCATCCGGGACCTGG ACCAGGATGGGGATAAGAAGCTGACCCTGTCAGAATTCATCTCCTTGCCCGTGGGCACGGTGGAGAACCAGCAGGCTCAGGACATCGACGACGACTGGGTGAGGGACAGGAGGAAGGAATTCCAGGAGGTCATCGATGCCAACCACGATGGGATTGTCAccatggaggagctggag GAGTACATGGATCCCATGAACGAGCACAACGCGCTGAACGAGGCGCGGCAGATGATCGCCGTGGCCGACGAGAACCAGAACcaccacctggagctggaggagatcCTCAAGTACAGCGAGTACTTCACCGGCAGCAAACTCATGGATTACGCCCGGAATGTCCACGAGGAATTCTGA